Genomic window (Brassica napus cultivar Da-Ae unplaced genomic scaffold, Da-Ae ScsIHWf_69;HRSCAF=117, whole genome shotgun sequence):
tcccacttcctcaaggtcctaaagcagaGCTATTTGCTGAACGTCAAGAATCcaccagaaaagatgtcgaacgagcttttggagtattgcaatcaAGGTTTGCAATTGTTAAAAACCCAGCTCTACTATGGGACAAGGAAAAGATAGGAGAGATAATGAGAacttgtgtcatattgcacaatatgatagtagagaacGAACGACACAGATACGCTCAAATTGATACATCTGAGTTCGAGTCAGGAGAGTCAAGCAGAAATTCGAAGGTGAAAAGGAGAGAAAGTATCCATGTCGGTGATATGTTAGGCATTCGCAGAAAAGTTCGAGATACAGAGAAGCATGatcgtttgaaagctgatttaatgaaaaatatatggcAAAAGTTTGGTAATGAAGATGAATAATGTTTGTATGTTTGTATGTTCTCGATTTATGTAATCTACTcttaatgtattgaataaaaagttttaaaatattttaaatatattttaatattttattcatgtattttcaataatttgatttttttaaaaaaaatataaatattattattttattcgtATGAACTTCTTTTTCTGGTTCACTAATGCAGAAAACAATAGATACAGGTTCATAACTATTCATGGAcccacaaaaaatattaaaaaactcTTATGGGGGTTCAGTAATACTCTTGCTCTAATATGTATTTGGTAACCCGGCTTTAAGGAAAGTGCCCCTTATAGAGAACGAGTTATCACAAATGAGAGAGT
Coding sequences:
- the LOC125605081 gene encoding uncharacterized protein LOC125605081 gives rise to the protein MAYYLTDGIYPNWATSIQSIPLPQGPKAELFAERQESTRKDVERAFGVLQSRFAIVKNPALLWDKEKIGEIMRTCVILHNMIVENERHRYAQIDTSEFESGESSRNSKVKRRESIHVGDMLGIRRKVRDTEKHDRLKADLMKNIWQKFGNEDE